Proteins encoded in a region of the Leopardus geoffroyi isolate Oge1 chromosome E2, O.geoffroyi_Oge1_pat1.0, whole genome shotgun sequence genome:
- the BSPH1 gene encoding binder of sperm protein homolog 1 isoform X1, whose product MVLHVVFLLFWVCWLHSVFGQDYEDDNLPAIDTVTHFPEVKDGKCVFPFQYKGGIFYDCIKFKAKHKWCSLTKTYQGQWKYCSEEDFAKCVFPFWYRRLIYRECTEDGDAFGRKWCSLTQNYNKDKVWKYCD is encoded by the exons ATGGTCCTGCACGTGGTGTTTTTGCTGTTCTGGGTCTGCTGGCTTCACAGTGTGTTTGGTCAAGACTATGAAG ATGACAATCTACCAGCTATAG acacTGTAACTCACTTTCCAGAAGTCAAAG ATGGCAAGTGTGTCTTTCCATTCCAGTACAAAGGTGGGATATTCTATGACTGCATCAAGTTCAAGGCAAAACACAAGTGGTGCTCCCTAACTAAGACGTACCAAGGACAGTGGAAGTATTGCTCTGAAGAAG ACTTTGCGAAATGCGTGTTTCCCTTCTGGTACAGACGCCTTATCTACCGCGAATGCACTGAAGACGGGGACGCGTTTGGGAGAAAATGGTGCTCGCTGACCCAGAATTATAACAAGGACAAGGTCTGGAAATATTGTGACTGA
- the BSPH1 gene encoding binder of sperm protein homolog 1 isoform X2 produces MVLHVVFLLFWVCWLHSVFGQDYEDDNLPAIDTVTHFPEVKDGKCVFPFQYKGGIFYDCIKFKAKHKWCSLTKTYQGQWKYCSEEDALSTANALKTGTRLGENGAR; encoded by the exons ATGGTCCTGCACGTGGTGTTTTTGCTGTTCTGGGTCTGCTGGCTTCACAGTGTGTTTGGTCAAGACTATGAAG ATGACAATCTACCAGCTATAG acacTGTAACTCACTTTCCAGAAGTCAAAG ATGGCAAGTGTGTCTTTCCATTCCAGTACAAAGGTGGGATATTCTATGACTGCATCAAGTTCAAGGCAAAACACAAGTGGTGCTCCCTAACTAAGACGTACCAAGGACAGTGGAAGTATTGCTCTGAAGAAG ACGCCTTATCTACCGCGAATGCACTGAAGACGGGGACGCGTTTGGGAGAAAATGGTGCTCGCTGA